Proteins co-encoded in one Gracilimonas sp. genomic window:
- a CDS encoding aconitate hydratase: protein MSKPLNVTQKLIQSHLVEGEMVPGQEIGLKIDQTLTQDATGTMVMLELEAMELDEAKTEISCQYVDHNLIQSDFKNPDDHVFLKSAAERFGMWFSRPGNGVSHPIETERFAIPGKTLAGSDSHTPASGCMGMLAIGSGGLDVAFAIAGEPLFIKMPKVLGVELKGELKDWVSAKDVVLEMLRRYDVDGASGYVIEYFGEGLKNLDTMDRHVIANMGTEMGATTTVFPADGEIRRFMETQKRGDEYVELLADEGAEYDKYEELILDDVEPLIALPSSPGNVVPVREVEGKDIYQSYIGSSANPGYRDFWISSEIVKGKTVNDNVSFDINPTSRQIIENMVKNDVMFNLVQSGARIHQAGCNGCIGMGQAPATGQNSLRTVPRNFPDRSGTPEDSVFLVSPETAAASALTGKITDPRDLEKLFNMEYPKYTPLKEVIVNTDMLTPPKPKEERGEIKKGPNISSMPNFGELEDFEVPVLLKMGDDISTDEILRAGTEVLPFRSNIPEISKFTLDVVDKNFHDRAMKAKEEHGGHVVIAGENYAQGSSREHAAIAPRYLGQRAVIAKSYARIGWQNLVNFGIPPFEFTSEEDYNDIEQGDVLKVENIRASIESGNTAKLVNVTKGTEYEVKHTLSDRQRQAVLDGGVINSFKKRKAS from the coding sequence ATGAGCAAGCCACTTAACGTAACTCAGAAATTAATTCAAAGTCATTTGGTGGAAGGGGAGATGGTGCCCGGACAAGAAATTGGGCTTAAAATCGATCAAACCCTGACGCAGGATGCAACCGGCACCATGGTTATGTTGGAATTGGAGGCCATGGAACTGGACGAAGCCAAAACTGAGATTTCCTGTCAATACGTAGATCACAATTTGATACAGTCTGATTTTAAGAATCCTGATGATCATGTATTTCTGAAATCAGCAGCTGAACGATTTGGAATGTGGTTTAGCCGCCCGGGAAACGGAGTGAGTCATCCTATAGAGACCGAGCGCTTTGCAATCCCCGGCAAAACCCTGGCAGGTTCTGATAGCCACACACCGGCATCAGGATGTATGGGCATGTTGGCCATCGGTTCGGGAGGATTGGATGTGGCCTTTGCGATTGCAGGCGAACCACTTTTTATAAAAATGCCCAAAGTGCTGGGGGTTGAGTTGAAAGGTGAATTAAAAGATTGGGTCAGTGCCAAAGACGTGGTTCTGGAAATGCTCCGCCGCTACGATGTAGATGGCGCTTCCGGCTATGTAATAGAATATTTCGGGGAAGGGTTGAAGAATCTTGATACCATGGACCGTCACGTGATTGCCAATATGGGCACCGAAATGGGTGCTACAACAACGGTCTTTCCGGCCGATGGGGAAATCCGTCGCTTTATGGAGACCCAAAAACGGGGTGATGAATACGTTGAACTCCTCGCCGATGAAGGAGCAGAATACGATAAGTATGAAGAACTCATTCTGGATGATGTAGAACCGCTGATTGCCCTGCCAAGTTCTCCGGGTAATGTGGTGCCAGTGCGAGAAGTAGAGGGTAAAGATATTTATCAATCCTACATTGGCTCATCGGCAAATCCCGGATATCGCGACTTTTGGATCTCTTCTGAAATCGTTAAAGGTAAAACAGTGAATGATAACGTCTCATTTGATATCAACCCGACATCCAGGCAGATTATCGAGAACATGGTTAAGAATGATGTGATGTTTAACCTGGTGCAATCCGGGGCCCGAATTCACCAGGCCGGTTGTAACGGATGTATTGGAATGGGACAAGCCCCGGCCACCGGTCAAAATAGTCTGAGAACGGTGCCTCGCAACTTTCCGGATCGTTCAGGTACCCCAGAAGATTCTGTATTTCTTGTGAGCCCGGAAACGGCCGCAGCTTCGGCTTTAACAGGCAAAATCACCGATCCGAGAGATCTTGAGAAGCTGTTTAATATGGAGTATCCAAAATACACTCCGCTCAAAGAAGTTATTGTAAATACCGACATGCTGACTCCGCCAAAGCCCAAAGAGGAGCGGGGTGAAATTAAGAAAGGGCCAAACATTTCAAGCATGCCAAATTTTGGTGAACTGGAAGACTTTGAAGTTCCGGTACTGCTGAAAATGGGGGATGATATTTCAACCGATGAAATACTGCGTGCAGGAACCGAAGTGCTGCCATTCAGAAGCAATATCCCCGAGATCAGTAAGTTCACGCTCGATGTTGTCGATAAAAACTTTCACGACCGGGCGATGAAAGCCAAAGAGGAACATGGTGGGCACGTGGTTATCGCTGGTGAAAATTACGCACAGGGCTCCAGTCGTGAACACGCAGCTATTGCTCCCCGTTATCTTGGCCAAAGAGCTGTGATTGCAAAAAGTTATGCTCGAATAGGCTGGCAGAACCTGGTGAATTTCGGTATTCCGCCTTTTGAGTTCACAAGCGAAGAAGATTACAATGACATTGAGCAGGGAGATGTGCTTAAAGTTGAAAACATCCGTGCAAGCATAGAAAGTGGGAATACGGCCAAATTGGTCAACGTGACCAAAGGAACCGAATACGAAGTGAAACATACGCTAAGTGACCGACAGCGACAGGCAGTTCTGGATGGAGGAGTGATCAATTCATTCAAGAAGAGAAAAGCTTCTTAA